Proteins encoded by one window of Sphaerodactylus townsendi isolate TG3544 linkage group LG04, MPM_Stown_v2.3, whole genome shotgun sequence:
- the TMSB4X gene encoding thymosin beta-4 produces the protein MSDKPDMAEIEKFDKSKLKKTETQEKNPLPSKETIEQEKQAGES, from the exons ATGTCTGACAAACCAGATATGGCTGAAATCGAGAAATTTGATAAGTCTAAGTTGAAGAAGACAGAAACGCAAGAGAAGAACCCACTGCCTTCAAAAGAAA cAATTGAACAGGAGAAGCAAGCGGGTGAATCGTAA
- the TLR7 gene encoding toll-like receptor 7: MDKLPFCCEEMAIPHWDRSRLFFFLLFLFPAMMTAIQYPKTLPCDVSPLKDLLLVDCTNRHLTTFPNGIPANTTNLTLSINHINDIKKANFEHLEKLVEIDFRCNCMPATLGPKDNICNKNFNVQRGTFEKLTQLKSLYLDGNQLSEIPRGLPQNLSLLSLEANNIVSLNRENLEELGNIEILLLGNNCYFRNPCNVSFQISSSAFQNLTKLTVLSLKGNNLTSIPQNLPHSLKKLYIHDNKIKNISDHDLNYLDNLEGLDLSGNCPRCHNAPYPCESCFNNKSLFISPRAFASLKQLKFLRLHSTSLRKVDPKWFENTTNLEVLDLSQNYLAKEIEDAEFLNFLPNLIDLDLSFNYELQQYSPYLNLSHPFSTLTKLKHLRLRGYVFKTLNWVTVLNLRNLIHLTELDFGTNFIRNANFTMFKDFPALQIINLSFNKISPSSDGFSEVPFHSNHVPLFGQYKEMSYFIYDKYSRSCTSKDQEMSPSLPHGIEPSCTQYGKTLDLSRNNMFFIKPSDFQNFASLKCLNLSGNAMSQTLHGNEFRFLSGLKYLDFSNNRVDLLYSNAFQELKELEILDLSDNKYYFQVEGVTHMLNFTRNLTSLKKLILNGNEIFTSADKGMASSSIKTLEFRKNRLDILWKDGTDYLSFFKELKGLENLDISDNSLSFIPGDVFDRLPPQLQNLSLSNNKLKMFPWEKLQVLKNLKHLDLSNNQLTVVPPELSKCSGVLQILTLQHNRIKKLTENFLRGAFQLRHLDLSFNSIKIIRNSSFPQNVINNLNELLLNGNPFKCNCDIVWLAWWMNKTNVTIPRLATDVTCSGPGAWKGKGVILLDLHTCELDYSQILYCVSSSIIMCLMTLTVTSHLYFWDVWYSYHFCIAKLKGYKRLFSSEVLYDAFIAYDIKDAAVNEWVLKELVEKLENEQEKQFNLCLEERDWLPGQPILDNLSESIEMSRKTVFVLTNRYIACGNFRTAFYLAHQRLMDEKADVIILVFLEKVLQKSKYLRLRKRLCSRSVLEWPTNPQSQCYFWHCLKNALTVNNDVSYNVLFKEMV; encoded by the coding sequence GCAATCCCTCATTGGGACAGAAGCAGattgtttttcttcctcctgtTCCTGTTTCCAGCAATGATGACAGCCATACAGTATCCTAAAACCTTGCCCTGTGATGTGAGTCCCTTGAAAGATCTTCTGTTAGTGGACTGCACAAACCGTCACCTTACCACATTTCCAAATGGTATCCCTGCTAACACTACCAACCTGACACTTTCTATCAATCATATTAATGACATTAAGAAAGCGAACTTTGAGCACCTTGAGAAACTTGTGGAGATTGACTTTAGGTGCAATTGTATGCCTGCCACATTGGGGCCAAAAGATAATATCTGCAACAAGAATTTTAATGTTCAACGTGGCACTTTTGAAAAACTCACCCAGTTGAAATCACTGTACTTGGATGGAAATCAGCTCTCAGAAATCCCCAGGGGCCTACCTCAAAATTTAAGTCTGTTGAGTCTTGAAGCAAACAATATTGTTTCCCTCAACAGAGAAAATCTGGAGGAACTTGGAAACATAGAAATTCTCCTTCTTGGGAATAACTGCTATTTCCGCAATCCTTGCAATGTATCTTTTCAAATTTCTAGTTCTGCTTTCCAGAACCTGACTAAATTAACAGTGTTGTCATTGAAAGGCAATAACTTAACCAGTATCCCACAGAATTTGCCACACAGTTTAAAGAAACTGTACATTCATGATAATAAGATTAAAAATATCAGTGACCATGACCTAAACTATCTTGATAATTTGGAAGGTCTTGACTTAAGTGGCAACTGTCCTCGCTGTCACAATGCTCCTTACCCTTGTGAATCATGTTTCAATAACAAAAGTCTTTTCATCAGCCCCAGAGCTTTTGCCTCTTTAAAGCAATTAAAATTTCTAAGACTACACAGCACCTCTCTTCGTAAAGTGGACcctaagtggtttgaaaataccaCAAATCTTGAAGTACTTGACCTTTCCCAAAATTATTTGGCTAAAGAAATTGAAGATGCTGAGTTTTTGAATTTCCTTCCTAATCTTATAGATCTAGATTTGTCTTTCAATTATGAACTGCAACAATACTCTCCATATTTGAATTTGTCACACCCATTTTCTACTCTCACTAAACTTAAACACTTGAGACTGAGGggttatgtttttaaaacattgaacTGGGTCACTGTACTCAATTTGAGAAATCTCATTCATCTAACTGAACTGGACTTTGGAACTAATTTTATTAGGAATGCTAACTTTACGATGTTTAAAGACTTCCCAGCTCTTCAAATAATAAATCTTTCCTTCAATAAAATATCTCCCTCTTCAGATGGGTTCAGTGAGGTTCCATTTCACTCTAATCATGTGCCTTTATTTGGTCAATATAAGGAGATGAGTTATTTCATATATGATAAATATAGTCGTAGTTGTACATCTAAAGATCAAGAGATGTCTCCTTCCTTACCCCATGGCATTGAACCTTCTTGTACTCAATATGGAAAAACACTGGATTTAAGCAGAAATAACATGTTTTTTATTAAACCCTCTGATTTCCAGAACTTTGCTTCTCTGAAGTGTCTTAACTTGTCAGGCAATGCCATGAGTCAAACTTTACATGGAAATGAATTCCGCTTTTTGTCTGGCTTGAAGTACCTGGATTTCTCTAACAATCGAGTTGATTTACTATATTCAAATGCCTTTCAAGAGCTGAAAGAACTAGAAATCCTAGATCTTAGTGACAACAAGTATTATTTTCAGGTAGAAGGTGTCACCCACATGTTGAATTTTACCAGGAATTTGACTTCTTTGAAAAAGCTGATTCTGAATGGGAATGAGATTTTTACTTCTGCTGACAAAGGGATGGCAAGCAGTTCCATCAAAACGTTGGAATTTAGAAAAAATCGCTTGGATATCCTGTGGAAGGATGGAACTGATTACTTGTCATTCTTCAAGGAGCTGAAGGGCCTGGAGAATCTTGACATCTCTGACAATTCATTGAGTTTTATACCTGGGGATGTATTTGATCGtctgcctccacagctccagaACCTGAGTCTGAGCAATAATAAACTGAAGATGTTCCCTTGGGAGAAACTTCAGGTTCTGAAGAACCTGAAACACCTGGATCTTAGCAACAACCAGTTGACTGTTGTCCCCCCTGAGCTGTCCAAATGCTCTGGCGTTCTTCAGATCCTCACACTGCAACACAACAGGATCAAAAAGCTGACAGAGAATTTTCTCCGAGGTGCTTTTCAACTGAGACACTTGGACCTAAGTTTTAATAGTATCAAAATAATCAGGAACTCTAGCTTCCCACAGAATGTGATAAACAACCTAAACGAACTACTTCTGAATGGCAATCCTTTCAAATGTAATTGTGATATAGTGTGGCTGGCCTGGTGGATGAACAAAACTAATGTGACTATTCCACGGCTAGCAACAGATGTGACCTGTTCAGGCCCAGGTGCATGGAAAGGTAAGGGTGtcattttattagatttgcaCACTTGTGAATTGGACTACTCCCAGATCCTGTACTGTGTATCATCCTCCATAATTATGTGTCTGATGACCCTCACAGTTACCAGCCACCTATATTTCTGGGATGTGTGGTATAGCTACCATTTCTGCATAGCCAAGCTAAAAGGATATAAACGCCTGTTTTCCTCAGAAGTTCTGTACGATGCTTTTATTGCTTATGATATAAAAGATGCTGCAGTAAATGAATGGGTCCTGAAAGAACTAGTTGAAAAACTGGAAAATGAGCAAGAGAAACAATTCAATTTGTGCTTGGAAGAAAGAGACTGGCTACCAGGACAGCCAATTTTGGATAACCTTTCTGAGAGCATAGAAATGAGTAGAAAAACTGTATTTGTTTTGACAAACAGGTACATTGCTTGTGGCAACTTCAGAACAGCCTTTTATTTAGCACACCAACGGCTCATGGATGAAAAAGCAGATGTGATTATCTTGGTATTTCTTGAAAAGGTTTTACAAAAGTCAAAATATCTCCGTCTCAGGAAGCGACTGTGTAGTAGGTCTGTACTTGAATGGCCAACCAATCCTCAGTCTCAGTGTTATTTCTGGCATTGCCTGAAAAATGCATTAACGGTAAACAATGATGTGAGCTATaatgttctttttaaagaaatggtaTAA